In the Azospirillum sp. TSA2s genome, GAACCTCGGCGCCGCGCTGCAGGGGATCGGTCGGGCGGAAGAAGCATTGGCTGCCCATGCCCGCGCGGCGGAACTGCTGCCCGGCGACCCGCGGCCCTGGACCAACCGGGCGGTCAGCCTTCAGCAACTCGGCCGCAAGAGGGAGGCCGCCGACGCCTTGCAGATGGCGGCGACGCTAGGCGGTGGAACCTCCGACCCCACGGCCCTGTCCGCTCTCGCCGCCGCGCTCCATGCCGCCGGGCGGATGGAGGATGCGGCGGAGCGCTACGCCGACGCCTTGCGCCTTGCGCCACGTGATGCGTTTTCTCTCAACGGTCTAGGGCTCTGTCTTAAGGCTCTTGGTCAACTGGATGATGCGGCCACCTGCTTCGATGCGGCCACCGCCATCCAGCCAGACCATGCCGACGCGCTGGACAATCTCGGCAGCATCCGCAACGCCCAGGGCCGCCATGCCGAGGCGGAGGCCCTGCACCGGGAAGCGATCCGCCAGCGGCCCGACTTCGCCGGCGCCTGGAACAATCTCGGCAATGCCCGCCACGCCGCCGGCCGCACGTCCAGCGCCTGGACGGCTTGGCATGTTGCATTGACGCTCGATCCCACCCTGCCGGAAACCCACACCAACCTGGGCAACGCCCTGCGCAGCGCCGAGCGTTTCGCCGAGGCCGAGCGGTCGCAACGTCGCGCCATCCGGCTTGCCCCGCTGGAGGCGCCTGCCCGCAACAATTTGGGCCACCTGCGCCAAGGCCGGCACGACCATGCCGGCGCCGCCGACTGCTACCGCAGCGCCCTGGCGCTGGACCCCGCCTATGGCGAGGCCTGGAGCAACCTGGGGCTGGCCCGGCAACGGTTGGGCGACGGCACGGGGGCGGAGCGCTGCTATGACCGGGCGCTGACGCTGCGACCCGACATGTCGTTGTCGCACTTCAACAAGGGCCTGCTGCGGCTGGAGGCCGGCGATCTCGACCATGGCTGGCCCGGCTATGCCTGGCGCTTCGGCTCGGGGCAGGTCGGGCAGGGGCGTCAACCACGCGCCCAGCCTTGGCGTGGGGAGGACCTGACCGGCCGCCGCCTGATGATCTGGGGCGAGCAGGGCGTGGGCGACACCATCCTGTTCTCCGCCCTTTGCCCGGAACTGGCCGGACGCGCCGTTTCCACCATCCTGGAGGTCGACCGCCGGCTGGTGCCGCTGTTCGCCCGCTCCTTCCCGACCCTGCGGGTGCGGGCGGAGGCGCTGGACGCTAAGGGGCGGGAGGCGATGACGATCCCGGACTATGACCGGCACGTGCCGATGGGCTCCTTGCCCCGCGTCCTGCGCCGCCGGCTCGCCGATTTCCCGCCGCGCCCCTCCTGGCTGGTGCCCGACGCCGGATTGGTGGAGCGTTGGCGCGCACGTCTGGCGTCTCTCGGCTCCGGATTGCGCATCGGCATCGGCTGGCGCAGCCAGATGATGACGGCGGAGCGCAGCATCGCCTATCTGCCGCTGGACGCCTGGGCACCGCTGTTCGCGCTGCCCGGCATCCAGTGGGTGGTGCTGCAATATGGCGAGGTGGAAGAGGAGGTCCGGCAGGCCGAACGGCGCTTCGGCATCCGGCTGCACCGCTGGGACGACCTCGACCGCAAGGACGATTTCGATGGCGTCGCCGCCCTGATCGCCGGGCTGGACCTCGTCATTTCGCCGGCCATGTCGGTCGGCGAGCTGGCCGGAGCGCTCGGTACCCCGGTCTGGCGTTTCGGCACCCGCGATTGGACGCAGCTGGGGGCCGGAATCCGCCCCTGGTATCCGTCGATGCGCCTCTTCCAACCCCGGCCGGGCGAGCCGCTGTCGGCGACGATGGCCGATATGGCTGGCGCCCTGAAGGCACTCTCCTCACCGGCGAATGCCCTCTCCCCCCCGGGGAGAGGGTTGGGTGAGGGGGATGCACAGCAAGACATCCCTCGGAATCCTTCCACCTCCCGATTATCGGGCACGTTACGCCATGCGCCCCCCTCATCCAGCCCTTTCCCTGGGGGGGAGAGGGTATCCGCAGGGGGAGAGGCGTTGGCGGCGCAGGCGATCGCTCTGCACAGGCAAGGCCGTCTGCTCGACGCCGAAGCCCTCCACCGCAAGGCCGTCGCCTCCGTACCGATCCACCCGGCCGCCTGGACCAACGGCGGTCTCACCCTGCTCCGGCTTGGCCGTGTCGAGGCCGCTATCCGGTGGCACCGGAGGGCGGTGGCGCTGAACCCGGCCTTTCCCGAAGCGCTAAGCAACCTCGGGGTGGCGCTCCAGACCGGTGCGTCCGCGGCAGAGGCAGCGACGCTGCACCGCCGTGCCGTGCGGCTGCGCCCATTGCAGGCGGAAAGCTGGGGCAACCTCGCCGCTGCCCTGCTCGCCGCCCGGCGCTTCACCCAGGCGGAGACCGCCTGCACCCGGGCCGCAGTCCTGGCGCCGAGCCTTGCCGGGGTGCTGATCACGGCCGCCGCGGCATCGAAGGGGCAGGGACGCTACGCCGAGGCCGCTCGCCAGTCCAGCCGGTCCCTGCGCATCGCACCGGCGTCGGCCAAGGGCTGGTCGAACCTGGGCATGGCCCTGGCCGGGCTGGGTCGCTGGAGCGACGCTCTAATCGCCCACCAACGCGCATCGGTACTCGCTCCCGACCTGCCGGACGTATTGGTCAACCATGGCCACGGGCTGCTGTTGCGGGGAGAGCGTCGGCTCGCCCGCAACTGGACCGAACGTGGCCTGCGGCTGACGCCGGGCCGGGCGGACGCCCGGATGAACCGCGCCCTGCTGCGCTTGGCCGAGGGCGACCTGACCGGCGGCTGGGACGACTACGCCCATCGCTTCGCCACCGGCGATGCCGTACCCCGCCGTTTCCCCATCCCGGAATGGAGGGGCGAACCACTGGCCGGCAGCCGCATGCTGGTGTGGGGCGAGCAGGGGCTGGGCGACGAGATCATGTTCGGCACGGCGTTGCCCGACCTGCTCTGTCAAGCCAGCCGGCTGATCGTCGAATGCGACCCGCGCCTGACCGGCCTGTTCGCCCGCGCCCTGCCGGGTGCGGAGGTGCGGGCGCCCACTGCGAATCCGCGCGATGCCGATTGCCATGCGCCGATGGGCAACATCGCCGCGCGGCTGCGGCCTGCCCTGCGGCATTTCCCTTCAACCGCTCCACTCTTCATCGCCAATCCACGGCTGGCGGCGGAATGGCGCAACAGGCTGGCGGACCTCGGTCCCGGCTTGCGGGTCGGCATCTGCTGGCGAAGCAGCCGCATGACGGCCGACCGGGCCGGCGCATACAGCCGGATCGACCAGTGGGGACCGATCCTCGCCGTGCCGGGCGTGACTTTCGTCAGCCTGCAATATGACGGGCACGAGGCGGAGCGGGAGGACGCCCTGCACCGCTTCGGCACCGTGCTGCACCATTGGCCCGATCTGGATCAGCGCCGGGATCTGGAGGGGGTGGCGGCGCTCATATCCGGCCTCGACCTCGTGATCTCCGCCCCGACCGCGGTGGGCGAACTGGCCGCCGCCCTCGGGATCCCGGTCTGGCGGATCGCGGGGGCCGGCAACTGGTCGGCCCTGGGGACGGCGGTGCGGCCCTGGTTCCCATCAATGGCGCTGACCGGCCATGCCGGCGACCATGGCGTGACCCTGGCGGCGGTCGCGCAACGCCTGCGTCGTCTCGCCGAAGGGGTTCCATGACCATCGCCCATGACCATCGGAGGAGGGAGGCCCACGCAATTCCGCATTGCGATTCCGGAGCGCCCCCTTTATCGACTATGGCCGCCGGGCGCCGCGCAGGGTGGATGACCCGGCGCCCGCGCCGTCGTAAGCTGCTTCCTGCCGGACGGCGACAGATGGGTTCAGGACAGGGTTTCGGGGCGCGGTTTTAGGGAAAGGACGGTCGGTGCGGTCTGAGGACGCTCTTGCCAACATAGACGTCGCGGTGCTTGCCGGCGGGCTGGGCACACGCATCCGGGGCGTTCTGGGTGACACGCCGAAGGTCCTGGCCCCCATCGCGGGCCGTGCCTTCCTCGGCCATCTCCTGGATTACCTGTCGACCTACGGATCGCGCCGGGTGGTGCTGTGCCTGGGCCATCTGGCCGATCGGGTGACCGCATGGCTCGCCCGCGGCGATTCCGCCGGCACCATCGACGTGGTCTGCCAGATCGAACCGCGCCCGCTCGGCACCGCAGGGGCGCTCGGCTATGTCCGCAAGGAACTGCGCAGCAGCACCATCCTGGTGGTGAACGGCGACACCTTCCTCGACGCCGACCTGCGCGCCTTCATCGCCTCGCACCGGCTGTCCGGGGCGGAGGCGTCGGTCCTGTGTGTGACGGTGGAGGATGCCTCCCGCTTCGTGCGGGTGGAGATCGGACCGGACAGCCGCGTCCGCCGTTTCCTGGACAAGGTGCCGGGGGCGGGCACCATCAATGCCGGCGTCTATCTGTTCTCCGCCGCCTTCCTCGACCGCTTCATCGCGGCGGGCGCGGTGTCGCTGGAACGCGACGTGCTGGAAAAGCTGCCGTCGGGCACGCTGAACGCCCATGTCGCCAAGGCCCGCTTCCTCGACATCGGCACGCCGGAAAGCCTCGCCACCGCCGCCAGCGTCATCGCCGGCCGCGAGTCCTGACGGGGAGGTCCGTCGGGAGCCCCGGCGGCCGCAATTTACCTCCGCGCACGCGACCGTCTGCCACTGGACTCGCGCAATGTGCCGGGCCAAGATGCGCACCGACTCGACACCGTGCGCAGCGGGTGCTTGCGCCGGGGCCGGGCCGCCACGCCGATTTCTCCGGACCAGTGCAATGGCCGTCATCCTCATCCGCGCCGACGCGTCGCCGACCATCGGCACCGGCCATGTCATGCGCTGCCTCGCCGTGGCGGAAGCCTTGCGCGACCAGGGGCACGAGGCGTTGTTCGCCGCAGTCGAATCCACCCCAGCCATCGACCGCCGGCTGTCGGCGGACGGCTTCCGCCATGTCTCCATCGCCGGTCCGGTGGGGCAGGCGGCGGATCTGGCCGCCACCCGCTCGCTCCTGCGGCGGGAGCATGGCACGGCGGTGATGCTCGACGGCTACCGCTTTGGCGAAGCCTACCGCGTCGGGCTGCAGGCCGCCGGGGCGCGGGTGCTGGCCTGGGACGATCTGGGCGACGGCACGCCGCTGCACGCCGACCTCGTCGTCAACGCCGCACCGCAGGCGGCGGGCCTTCCCTATGAGGCAATGGCGCCCGGCGCCGTCCTGCTGCTCGGCCCCGGCTACGCCCCGTTGCGGCGGGAGGTGCGGCTGGCGGCTCAGGCGCCGCGGCGGACCATCGCCGACCGGCCGGTGCTGCTGGTGACCTTCGGCGGCTCCGACCCGCTCGGCCTGACGGGGCCGGTTCTGCAGGCGCTGGCGACGGAGCGGCCCGACGGCTGCCGGATCGTCGCCGTCGTCGGCGGCAGCAATCCACGAGCAAACGAGCTGGCGGCCGAGGTGGCGGCGTTCGCCGCCGATGGCGTTTCCGTGGAGATCGATTGCCCGCGCATGGGCGCGCTGATGGCCGACAGCGGTCTGGCGGTCTCGGCCGGCGGAGGCACCATGGGGGAACTTGCCGCGCTGGCGGTGCCGACCCTGCTGGTGGTCACCGCCGACAATCAGGCGATGGCGAGCGGCGACGCCGCCGATCTCGGCTGGTGCACGGCCGTGGACGCCCGTGGCTGCGATCCCGCCAAGGCGGCGGCGGTCATCGCCGGGCGGGCGCTCGCCCTGTGGGCCGACGCCGGGCAACGGCAGCGGATGCAGGATGCCGCCACGGCACTGCCGCTGGACGGCGACGGGGCGGTGCGCATCGCCAGCGCCCTCACCGGCCCGCCGCCGAAATCCGGCAGCGCCGCCCGGCGGCGGACGGCGCTTGCCTGATGGCAGTTCCGGTCAGCTGACCACGCGCCACGTGCCGTCCGGCTGCTGGCAGGCGGTGCCGAAGCCCTGCTGGGTGCGGCCCTGGACCACGATGGTGGTCTGATATTCACGGCAGAGCTGGCCCTGCGGCCCGGTTCCCTCGCGCACAGGCGTGTAGCTGCCGTAATTGCCGGTGTCCGGATTGTTCCAGCGCACGGTGCTGCCGGTCGGCGCGCTGTAGGCGTTGACCGCCGCCTGCTGGGCATAGTTCTGGTCGGCACGGTCGAGCGAGGCGCCGGCGGCATTGCCCAGCGCCGCACCCAGCAGCGTGCCGACGCCCACCGCCACCAGCTTGCCGCTGCCGCCGCCAAAGCGCGAGCCGGCCAAGCCACCGACCACGCCGCCGAGAACGGTGCCGGCCGTTTGCTTGTTGGCGCTGACGCCGCCATAGGAGTCGCCGTAGCCGGGCTGTGCGCAGCCGGCAAGCGGGGCCGCGAGCAGGCTGGCGGACAGCGCGGCGGCGAGGAAGGGGCTGGCTTTCATGGTGGCTCTCGTCCTGTTGGGTCCTGTTTGGATCGGCACGAAACTGTTCGTTCCTGACGCCATCAACATGGCTGACCCGCATCTTATTCCCGATGCGTGACGCGGTGCCTCGCTTGCCCCTATGATCGTGCCAACGGTTCCACGAAGGAATCGACGACAAGCCCTTGGGAGGGAACGAACATGCTGCCCAACGCGGACAGCTATGAAGGGGTGTCCCGCGCCTTCGCCTGGCGCGTGCCCGACCGCTACAACATCGGCGTCGACGTCTGCGACCGCTGGGCGGAAACAGACCCCGGCCGCATTGCCCTGATCCACAAGCGGCGCGACGGCGGGTCCGAGGAATACCGCTTCTCCGACATCCGCGCCCTGTCCAACCGCTTCGCCAATGCGCTGGCGGCACAAGGTGTCACGCGCGGCGACCGGGTCGGCATTCTGCTGCCCCAGGCGCCGGAGACCGCGATCAGCCATGTCGCGGTCTACAAGCTGGGCGGCATCGCCGTACCGCTGTTCTCGCTGTTCGGGGTGGAGGCGCTGGAATACCGGCTGGCCAACTGCGGCGCCCGTGCCGTGGTCACCGACGCCGCCGGGGCCGCCAAGATCGCCCAGATCCGCGACCGCCTGCCCGACCTGCGCGCCGTTTTCCGCGTCGACGGGTCCGGTCCCGGCTGCCTGGACTGGCATGGACTGTGCGACGCGGCGTCCGACAGCTTCACCCCGGCCGATACCGGGCCGGACGATCCGGCGCTGATCATCTACACCTCCGGCACCACCGGCCAGCCCAAGGGCGCGCTGCATGCGCACAGGGTGCTGCTGGGTCATCTGCCGGGCGTGGAGATGTCGCACGACCTGTTCCCGCAGCCGGCCGACCGCATCTGGACGCCGGCCGACTGGGCGTGGATCGGCGGGCTGCTCGACGTGCTGCTGCCGGCCTGGCACCATGGTGTGACGGTGGTCTCCCACCGCTTCGAGAAGTTCGACGCGGAGGCCGCCTTCGCCCTGCTGGCCGAATTCCAGGTCCGCAACGCCTTCTTGCCGCCGACGGCGCTGAAGATGATGCGGGCGGTGAAGAACCCTCGGGCGCGCCATCGCATCGACATGCGCTCCGTCGCCAGCGGCGGCGAGACGCTGGGCGCCGGGCTGCTCGACTGGGGGCGCGAAACCTTCGGCGTGACGATCAACGAGTTCTACGGCCAGACCGAATGCAACATGATCGTCTCCTCGGCCGCGACGCTGATGACGCCGAAGCCCGGCATCATGGGCCGTCCGGTCCCCGGCCATGACGTGGCGGTGATCGACGGGCAGGGCAACCGGCTGCCGCCGGGCAAGCTCGGCCTGATCGCCGTGCATCGGCCGGATCCGGTGATGTTCCTCGGTTATTGGAACAACCCCGACGCCACCGCGGCGAAATTCGTTGGGCCTGGGGGCGACTGGCTGGTCACCGGCGACCAGGGGGAGTTGGACGAGGACGGTTACATCCGCTTCGTCGGGCGTGATGACGACGTCATCACGTCTGCCGGTTACCGCATCGGCCCCGGCGAGATCGAGGATTGCCTGATCGGCCATCCCGCCGTCCGCATGGCGGCGGTGGTCGGCGTGCCCGACCCGCTGCGCACGGAGATCGTCAAGGCGTTCGTCGTGTTGCAGGAGGGGGTTACGCCGGACGACGCGCTGGTGGCCTCGATCCAGGAGCATGTGAAGACCCGGCTGGCCGCCCACGAATATCCGCGTTCGATCGAATTCATGGAAAGCCTTCCCATGACCACCACCGGCAAGATCATTCGCCGGGAGTTGAGGAACCGCTCGTAATATCATGATCGAATTGATTTTATTGACCGCGGCCTTTCTGGCTGGAGCCATGAATGCCGTTGCCGGCGGGGGAAGCTTCCTCACCCTGCCGGCCCTGATCTACGCCGGGGTGCCGCCGGTCGCCGCCAACGCAACCGGCACGGTCGCCCTGCTGCCCGGCTATGCCAGCGGCGTCTACGGCTACCGTCAGGACCTGACGCCGGTCGGCACGCTCAGCCTGCCGCTGCTGTCGGCGGTCAGTCTGGTCGGCGGGCTGGTCGGGGCCGGGCTGCTGCTGGTGACGCCGGATTCGGTGTTCCGCGGCATCGTGCCCTGGCTCCTGCTGCTGGCGACCGGGCTGTTCGCCTTCGGCAACATGCTGGCGCAGCGGCTGCGCAGCCTGGGACTGCACGGCAACGGGGCGATGCTGGGCACGCTGTTCGCCGTCTCGGTCTATGGCGGCTATTTCAACGGCGGGCTCGGCATCCTCCTGCTGGCGCAGTTGAGCCTGTTCGGCATGACCGACCTGAATGCCATGAACGGGCTGAAGAACCTGTTCTCCGCCGTGCTGACCGCCATCGCCGTGGTGGCCTATGCCGCAGGCGGGGCGGTGGAATGGCCGAAGGCGCTGCTGATGGTCGTGGCCGCGGTCGCCGGCGGCTATGTCGGCGCCCGGCTGGGGCGGAAGATCCCCAAGCCGATCCTGCGCACCGGCATCATCGCCGTCGGTCTGGTGATGAGTGCGGTGTTCTTCCTGAAATGATCGCGCTATAGAGGGCGCTCCCCGCCTTTTGGACCTGCCGCCATGCTGACCGTATCCGATCTCGACCTGTACTATGGCGACGCCCAGGCGCTCGACGGCGTCACGCTGCAGGTGCCGGCGGGGCAGACCACCGCCATCGTCGGCGCCAACGGGGCCGGCAAGACCTCGCTGATCCGCGCCATCTCCGGCATCCTGAAACCGGCGCGTGGCAGCATCCGCTTCAAGGACCGCGAGATCGCCGGACTGCCCAGCCATGTCGTCTGCGACCTCGGCATCGGGCAGGTGGCGGAAGGGCGGCAGATCTTCCCGACGCTGAGCGTGCGGGAGAATCTGGAGATGGGCGCCGTCATCCCACGCGCCCGGTCCAGCGCGCGCCAGACCTACGACCGGGTGCTGG is a window encoding:
- a CDS encoding ABC transporter ATP-binding protein, with translation MLTVSDLDLYYGDAQALDGVTLQVPAGQTTAIVGANGAGKTSLIRAISGILKPARGSIRFKDREIAGLPSHVVCDLGIGQVAEGRQIFPTLSVRENLEMGAVIPRARSSARQTYDRVLDLFPRLRERLDQAAGTLSGGEQQMLAIGRCLMGKPDLIMFDEPSLGLSPALVQELFRIIRTLAAEGMTIILVEQNVAASLRIAQTAYVLENGRVVLSGTGEALLADPAVKQAYLGL
- a CDS encoding RT0821/Lpp0805 family surface protein gives rise to the protein MKASPFLAAALSASLLAAPLAGCAQPGYGDSYGGVSANKQTAGTVLGGVVGGLAGSRFGGGSGKLVAVGVGTLLGAALGNAAGASLDRADQNYAQQAAVNAYSAPTGSTVRWNNPDTGNYGSYTPVREGTGPQGQLCREYQTTIVVQGRTQQGFGTACQQPDGTWRVVS
- a CDS encoding acyl-CoA synthetase, translated to MLPNADSYEGVSRAFAWRVPDRYNIGVDVCDRWAETDPGRIALIHKRRDGGSEEYRFSDIRALSNRFANALAAQGVTRGDRVGILLPQAPETAISHVAVYKLGGIAVPLFSLFGVEALEYRLANCGARAVVTDAAGAAKIAQIRDRLPDLRAVFRVDGSGPGCLDWHGLCDAASDSFTPADTGPDDPALIIYTSGTTGQPKGALHAHRVLLGHLPGVEMSHDLFPQPADRIWTPADWAWIGGLLDVLLPAWHHGVTVVSHRFEKFDAEAAFALLAEFQVRNAFLPPTALKMMRAVKNPRARHRIDMRSVASGGETLGAGLLDWGRETFGVTINEFYGQTECNMIVSSAATLMTPKPGIMGRPVPGHDVAVIDGQGNRLPPGKLGLIAVHRPDPVMFLGYWNNPDATAAKFVGPGGDWLVTGDQGELDEDGYIRFVGRDDDVITSAGYRIGPGEIEDCLIGHPAVRMAAVVGVPDPLRTEIVKAFVVLQEGVTPDDALVASIQEHVKTRLAAHEYPRSIEFMESLPMTTTGKIIRRELRNRS
- a CDS encoding tetratricopeptide repeat protein; translation: MSISDWFSEALRHHQAGALDAAEPLYRRVLDAEPRHADALHLLGVLNHQRNDNVQSIDLINKAVELAPEVADYHANRGIVLQRLGRLEEAEAAQRRALQRTPTHVGAHFNLGLVLAALDRLAEAAVHYAEAARLSPNLADAHLNLGAALQGIGRAEEALAAHARAAELLPGDPRPWTNRAVSLQQLGRKREAADALQMAATLGGGTSDPTALSALAAALHAAGRMEDAAERYADALRLAPRDAFSLNGLGLCLKALGQLDDAATCFDAATAIQPDHADALDNLGSIRNAQGRHAEAEALHREAIRQRPDFAGAWNNLGNARHAAGRTSSAWTAWHVALTLDPTLPETHTNLGNALRSAERFAEAERSQRRAIRLAPLEAPARNNLGHLRQGRHDHAGAADCYRSALALDPAYGEAWSNLGLARQRLGDGTGAERCYDRALTLRPDMSLSHFNKGLLRLEAGDLDHGWPGYAWRFGSGQVGQGRQPRAQPWRGEDLTGRRLMIWGEQGVGDTILFSALCPELAGRAVSTILEVDRRLVPLFARSFPTLRVRAEALDAKGREAMTIPDYDRHVPMGSLPRVLRRRLADFPPRPSWLVPDAGLVERWRARLASLGSGLRIGIGWRSQMMTAERSIAYLPLDAWAPLFALPGIQWVVLQYGEVEEEVRQAERRFGIRLHRWDDLDRKDDFDGVAALIAGLDLVISPAMSVGELAGALGTPVWRFGTRDWTQLGAGIRPWYPSMRLFQPRPGEPLSATMADMAGALKALSSPANALSPPGRGLGEGDAQQDIPRNPSTSRLSGTLRHAPPSSSPFPGGERVSAGGEALAAQAIALHRQGRLLDAEALHRKAVASVPIHPAAWTNGGLTLLRLGRVEAAIRWHRRAVALNPAFPEALSNLGVALQTGASAAEAATLHRRAVRLRPLQAESWGNLAAALLAARRFTQAETACTRAAVLAPSLAGVLITAAAASKGQGRYAEAARQSSRSLRIAPASAKGWSNLGMALAGLGRWSDALIAHQRASVLAPDLPDVLVNHGHGLLLRGERRLARNWTERGLRLTPGRADARMNRALLRLAEGDLTGGWDDYAHRFATGDAVPRRFPIPEWRGEPLAGSRMLVWGEQGLGDEIMFGTALPDLLCQASRLIVECDPRLTGLFARALPGAEVRAPTANPRDADCHAPMGNIAARLRPALRHFPSTAPLFIANPRLAAEWRNRLADLGPGLRVGICWRSSRMTADRAGAYSRIDQWGPILAVPGVTFVSLQYDGHEAEREDALHRFGTVLHHWPDLDQRRDLEGVAALISGLDLVISAPTAVGELAAALGIPVWRIAGAGNWSALGTAVRPWFPSMALTGHAGDHGVTLAAVAQRLRRLAEGVP
- the pseG gene encoding UDP-2,4-diacetamido-2,4,6-trideoxy-beta-L-altropyranose hydrolase, which codes for MAVILIRADASPTIGTGHVMRCLAVAEALRDQGHEALFAAVESTPAIDRRLSADGFRHVSIAGPVGQAADLAATRSLLRREHGTAVMLDGYRFGEAYRVGLQAAGARVLAWDDLGDGTPLHADLVVNAAPQAAGLPYEAMAPGAVLLLGPGYAPLRREVRLAAQAPRRTIADRPVLLVTFGGSDPLGLTGPVLQALATERPDGCRIVAVVGGSNPRANELAAEVAAFAADGVSVEIDCPRMGALMADSGLAVSAGGGTMGELAALAVPTLLVVTADNQAMASGDAADLGWCTAVDARGCDPAKAAAVIAGRALALWADAGQRQRMQDAATALPLDGDGAVRIASALTGPPPKSGSAARRRTALA
- a CDS encoding sulfite exporter TauE/SafE family protein, coding for MIELILLTAAFLAGAMNAVAGGGSFLTLPALIYAGVPPVAANATGTVALLPGYASGVYGYRQDLTPVGTLSLPLLSAVSLVGGLVGAGLLLVTPDSVFRGIVPWLLLLATGLFAFGNMLAQRLRSLGLHGNGAMLGTLFAVSVYGGYFNGGLGILLLAQLSLFGMTDLNAMNGLKNLFSAVLTAIAVVAYAAGGAVEWPKALLMVVAAVAGGYVGARLGRKIPKPILRTGIIAVGLVMSAVFFLK
- a CDS encoding nucleotidyltransferase family protein, whose product is MRSEDALANIDVAVLAGGLGTRIRGVLGDTPKVLAPIAGRAFLGHLLDYLSTYGSRRVVLCLGHLADRVTAWLARGDSAGTIDVVCQIEPRPLGTAGALGYVRKELRSSTILVVNGDTFLDADLRAFIASHRLSGAEASVLCVTVEDASRFVRVEIGPDSRVRRFLDKVPGAGTINAGVYLFSAAFLDRFIAAGAVSLERDVLEKLPSGTLNAHVAKARFLDIGTPESLATAASVIAGRES